The Ficedula albicollis isolate OC2 chromosome 5, FicAlb1.5, whole genome shotgun sequence genome includes the window GCACATCTGTGAGGGAACCAGGGCACTAAGGGTAGGAAGGAAGGGATCTTCTTCCAAAAAAAGGATTAACAGCCTGCAAAACTGATTTAGCTTATGTAAGAAATTATCTTCATCTTCAAATCCCTCCAGAACTACATGGGGACAACTTTCTCCCTACtctgctgtatttctgtttgtCTTCATCCACTGCAAAGTGGCTTACAAGGGAACaaacaatatttaattaatCTCTGGCCTCTATTTCTTCCACACTTCTTGATGTAAAAGAATCACCCTACtaagataaattattttcatttttcaactGCAACTCTAGGGAATTCAATACATAACTAAGGACCTGGCCTCTCTGAGCTCTCTATCCCATAAAGGTTTTACTGTTGCTTCTCTGGATGCCCATTGCTTGACAGCAGTTAACAGCTGAGACTGACCCCACTGGGACTGCACCCTGCCAAGGTATTTAAGGGAGACGAAAAACCTGCAGTCAGGTAGGAGCCTTGTTAATTATTCTTGTGTGGGCCACAAAGCCGCCCAAACAGATGGAGGAGTATGCAGGAATGCACCAGAAAAGTACATGCATTTCTGTCACTGTGAGTCCTGCCTTGGTGCTATGAGTTGGTGATATATTCATTTATACTGAGACTGTATTTAGCCAAAAAACACCATCAAGCATCGTGTTAACAGAGGATATTTACTAGGaacacagagaagaaagggaGCTTTCCTTTAGGCTGCAATAGGTGAGACAATGCTTTGCATCACACTAATAAAATCACACTTGCTCTTAATTTCACAGAAGGCACACCTTGctgaggttgtttttttcttcccaagccATTTGACTGCTCCCAACATCATTGCCAATGACATGACACCATTTTATCTCTTCCCAAGCCCCACAGCTTTAGGGAAAACAGGACCAGTTGTACTCCTTCTGTACTCCTTCAGTTGCCAAGGCAAGTCCATTGCAGGTGGTTCCCAGCCAGCCTTCAAGCTGCCCTATGTTCTGCCTAGGCACCTGTCACCCCTACCTGGGTCAGATGATTTGCTCCTTACTTATATTTTTGGCtgtaaaaggagaaaagcatttgaaagaTCTCTAATTTTCCAGAGTCTCCTTACAGGTTTTTCACAAATCTCAGCTGGCAGTATGCTTGTGTAATTGCCATCCAAATACCTCACCTTCCCTTTCAGCTACATCCTCCTTCTCACCACTGGTGGATACACGTGTGAGAAGTCAGTAACTCCATCTAAACCTGTCAAATTTGTAACACATGGTGAACATCTTCAGATTCAAGGCAGATTTCATCCTCCTGCTCTCTTTTAAGCTGCAAGAAACTCAGGAAGATTTGCTGCTAGATTGATACAAAGAATGATAAAAGGTTTCAGGTACAGAAAGCTGTTGAAGGCagcttttcccattcccattgcTGTCCCCATTAGAAGCTTCAGGCTTCTGTGACCCTGCAATGTTGATCCAACTGTTCACATCTCAGATTAATTTAGGGTAAATTACAactatttctgctttgtttgcaAGAATGTTCATAATTTTACCTGCTGACTGCCTCATATTAAGCAGAGGTCTTCCATTgtaatataaacatttatttccaaatcCTGGCAAAGCTTATGTCTTTCCTTGTCCTTCAGACAGGTAAAAAAGGCATTATTTTCTAGctgaatttaaaacaatttcttccttcctcttcagcAAGTGTCATGGTCAATACCAATAGTTTTTGATGATGACATAAAAACTGTTACTAACAAAGAACCATATATGAGCTGGTACAAATGGAAGTAAATAATGTGATGCATTTCCACATCTTTAATTAGTAGTAGCAAACAAAATTCATATGTCACTTCAGCTAGTGATAGTTGGGTTAACAATTTTTCCTATGAAGAGTGTACTGTTTGTATCTCTATCAAAAATCAGCATGAGGAAGGGATGGCTGAATTCAATGGTTGGAGGAAGAGCCACTGGCATTATTTCAACAgcagttgctgctgctgcctcagtaCCTTTCTCATCAACATCCAGACAAGCCTTGTGAACaacctaggaaaaaaagaaaacagagtcaCTCTGGGCAGTCAACAGCCTTTGGGAAATGAATCTGAGTTCTTTCAGCCTTGTGAACaacctaggaaaaaaagaaaatagagtcACTCTGGGCAGTCAACAGCCTTTGTGAAATGAATCTGAGTTCTTTTAAAGCAGGCCTGCTTTGAGGGATCCACTGAGAAGTGAGTAGAGACAGAAGAGCTGTATTGTTTTAGTCATGGCTGCTTAAGCGGGTTAGGATGGAGCTATGGAAATCTCCTAAAAAAAGGTCCAAAATATTGGATGAAGGATAGAGGCTCCACCTCTAATTGTTTGTCTGCACCTCCAAAACTGAATCTCCAGGGTGAGGAGGACAAGTTGTGCTGTGCCTGGAAGCATTAGTGGTTTTCATTGAGGACTCAGGGGTTGATGATTCTCTCATGTTTCAGATACTGCAGAAAAAATCTTCGCCAATACCAGTCTTGGAAAAAACCAGACATGCAGCAATCTAATCTGATCTCCAGTGTCACCCAAGGCCAACCTGCTTTTGTAAGCTTGCAGGCTGAGGCCTGGGTgacccagctgcagggaagctgggaTTCTGTCTTCCTGGTGTTTCTGGATGCTAACACTGATGGGTTTTCCTGCATGTTtgtgaaagaagggaaagggatAACAGCCACAGACTTACTTGGGAAACCTTCAGCTCTGAGGTGCCAGTGATGCCAGAGAGATCTGCCTGGTTGGTGAACACATCCACAATTCCCATCTTTCTAAGGGTGTTACTTATTTCATAGCTCCCAGAAATAGAAAATCTGGGGAAGTAGAGGTTCATAGAGCTGTTAGGTAGAAGAGAAACAAGAGGGTGgtgagaaggatttttttcactgatatAAATGATGGTGAGAAATTTGTTTAACTCTCATGAGTGTTAAATCCCAGGGATTTGGATCCTGAATGTACAATGAGCACTAATTCAATTGCTGGTGCTTCTCATGGTGCATTCCTAGTCATAATAATAGCAATCACACTGGTACTTATctggtgttttgtttcaggaagTCTGAGAGCATTCTGCTAAGAAGGACAGTAACAAGAGCCCTGCTTTACAGGCAGAGATGAGGGATAACCCATATTGCTCAGGAAGGTGGAGAGCTGAAGAGAAGTCCTGACAAAGTCTGCCTGGGGAGAAGTGTGGCAAATCCCagcatttcaaagcaaagaGGTATTTTTGGCATAACTGGGGCATTGGCATGGCCCCAGGAGAGGTctgttccctgctgcctgcacattCAGATTCCATGTCCTCCAATTGTCTTCCTCCTCTGGGCTGGCCATGTTCAAGTTTGCCTTTGACTGCGATCTGTCTGTAGGCAGCTCCTGCTTAGTGTGCTTTCTGTTGGATTTCTTTTCATGCCCTGTCCAGGGATCCTCAGGGTGTCCAAGTCATCCACAGTAGTGATTACACTTTAGGTAGCTCAAGTCTTTTACTGCCTTGCCCAGAGACAGCTTGAGTGGAATATTGAACAGTAAAACAGATGGGACCCAAACTGCAGGGCTGTAGCCCTCATTTGATACTGCCCAATCACCAGAAGAGAATGGGACCAGGTCTgtcagcactggcagcagcaaaacagtAGAACAGAAACTGGCATTTTGTTCTCACAATTTCTCAGAACTTATTCCTATATTGATCCTCAATGACCTTGCAGCACAAATTCATTTAGGTTTTCCTGATACTGCAGCTGAGAAtgacacattttaattttgatgtttGAGGTATCACATTATTAGCTCATATTCAGTTTGCTATTCATTATGTTTTTACTAACTGTGCTGGTATTTCTGTGATGATGCACTGAGATATATGGGTGTGAACTGCACAGCCTTATTAGTTGTGAATTAGGGCAGAGCTTGGTAAATTAAGCATGTATTAACTTGATATTACTCATCTACTGTTGTTAAGATCTCCTCTCTCCCTGACAAACAAGGTTGTAAAATGCTGATGTTGGTGTCAATGGTTGAAGCTAACAGAAACTCATTAGATATTTAcagtttcaaaacaaaatgccaGAAAATCAGGACATCCACAATTAATGACTTGCCTGTTCTAATAACAACTGAATGCTGCAAGATAATTGTGTGGGACATATCATGTCTGTAAGCACTACTACAAACTGTAAGTTATGCTTTATTTAAGGTTCAGAGTTATGTCTGAGTCACAGTGTATCAGTGAtataagagaggaaaaacacatTAGCTGAAATCTCAGTATAGATTTGGCTTAAAATTGCAACCATTCCTCTCAGTCCATGGAGCATTTTAGAAACACCAATCTAGGCTTGCTGTTCTtagagaggaagaggatggcCTCTGCTCTGGTTGGGAGAGCAGCATGTCACTCAGCCATCAATAAAACAGTAGTTAAATACCAACCAGCTGCAAGATTTTTGCAACTAGGGCACACAAGCCAAAAATACCCTGCTCAGTTCCCAGAATCGCCACGTTCACAGTGTTTGCAttccccaaaaagaaaaaaatactataaatTAGGTGCTGCTGCAACTGACTGGCAGAAGATTACCTCTGCAAGAGATGGTCTGACCATTTCTGGATGGTTTCCTTGTCCAGAGTTTGCTCtaaatgcttcattttcccttttgctgGCAGAACCAGAAATGCAGTAGCACTCCCATTATAATGCAGCCGTACCACAGTGCATGACAGCTCCTCATCAAAATAGAAGTCAAATCTGCCCATCTGGTGCATCATAGGGACTTTCACAGTCGTTTCAGCATCCACATAGAACTCCCTTTCTTCAGTATGCTCTGGTTTGAaaggcttttcccagctgcctgaTACAGAGAAGGAGAATTTAACTGAATATCCCATATTCCATCCCATCATAGACTAAATTTTTATAGCTAGTAATAATATTCACCCATTTCTCCATGTGTTAAATACGGAATTTTCAAACATAACACTTTAGAATGCGTATCACAGAAATGCAGGCATGTGTTAAATACGGAATTTTCAAACATAACACTTTAGAATGCGtatcacagaaacacaggaatCTTTTACCTGTTCAAAAGAATGCATTGTATTCTACCTTCAATTTATGTTTCAGATGCCAGTATTGAAATAATCAGGTGGTATTTTTGTACCTACCACTGCTTTTCCATTCAGATCTAAGTGACCTTTCTGTGTATTCATATACTACTTTTACCTGTTCAAAAGAATGCATTGTATTCTACCTTCAATTTATGTTTCAGATGCCAGTATTGAAATAATCAGGTGGTATTTTTGTACCTACCACTGCTTTTCCATTCAGATCTAAGTGACCTTTCTGTAAACATCATCTGTGTACTCATATACTGTCATATACTACATGCAATTAATTTCTATTGACTTTAATCATAAGCCTCAGTTTGTAGATAAAATAATGTAAGGTCTCATATCTGAGGGATGTTATATCAGGCTTAAGGGCACATCTAACCCACATTAGAAATGCACAGTGTTTCTGCTTTGTTCCTTAAAATGTTCTCCCCTGTTTGTCACTAGCTTTCCCCATAGATAAATGCTAGCGTGCATATATAGAGAACTCtgataggggaaaaaaagcagtatGTAGAAAATTAGGCTATTGAATCATGCATAATGTAGAAAGAGGGATTAGGCCTTATCTAAGTTTCAGTGCCTTCACTGAAAGTCAGAAGAATGTGGGACAGTTGGAGTTGTGGTTAAACCCAGGAgcaccagctctggctgcatGGAAGGCTGTGGCTTGGAACTCTTGGAAACAAGACTGTGtggcctccagctgcctcccTATGCCAAGAGGGGTCCTGTTACCTCTCCATCACCTCCACTGTGCCATTAGGGGATCTTCTGGCCCAGCAAAGAGCATTTGAAATTTTCCCCAGACCAGTTTTCAGTTGAGGTAGGCAACATTAGATTTGTTGATAAGAAAGAATAGTGAGAATGTGAACTCTAGAGGAGACTCacctttaaagaaaacaaagctagCCAGAAGCATTACAGTTTGTGGGTCCATGTCCTTAACCAAATTAGTAATTTTCCCATGTGTTTTCCTCTCTATATAATCATTGATCTGCTTTTCAGCTTCTGTGGGTTTGTTAAAGTCAGTTGTAAAAGCCTCCACCTGATACAGAGCTTTGGCATCATCTGAAAACTTCTTTTGGAGTTTCAGCTTCTCTGTTACAAAGATGGCATTCCCCATGTTGAGCTGGACTCCACCCTCAGGGTGGTTCAGCATATGGATTAGGTTCTGGAAGCCTTCATGTATCTCTTCCTCCTGAATCTCTGTAATGTTGAAGGCAAGTCCTTCCAGGATCTGAGACTGTGTGGCTGACCTGGCCCCAAGGGCCAGCATGGCAAAGGCAGAGGAGATGCTcacaggagagaagaaaatgttcttaTTAGGTGCCTCCTGTGTGACCTCCCTAAAAAGCTGGAACGCAAAGTCAGCATTGTTTGGCACAAGTTTGAGGCAAGCGATGGCTTCACCCCCATGGTGTACGTGGTGTTTAGGGTCATTTGGATCATGTCCACTACGGTCACTGGGTGGGAGCTGAGTGTGGGCAACAGTGTGaaacccagccagcagcaaactTAGGTAGAATGTGACCTTCATGTTCTTGTATTAAAATcctatagggaaaaaaaaagagaggagattTTATTACTGAGCTAAGTAAATTAATTAAGTAGAAGGAGTTATTCTGTCATTACCACTGAATTATAAAGTCTTATCTCTTTCTTTTGTCCTCAGTTTCCATGTTCTCCAATTCttgccagaatttttttttatttttccaggcCTCCTGGCAAGTCTCCGCCAActccctctgccacccccaCCCTAAATACCTGCAAAGATAAAATTCAGCATGGATTAGTTGAATACACAGCACCCTCAGCAGGCTGGAGAATGGAGCATATCCCTTCAGAAAGCACCTTCTGGCTAATCGTTGAAAGACTGTGGTACCACTCTGCTTTTGATGCTAATGGTCTGAATAATTCCTTAAAAGTTCATCATAGAAGAAGTCTGGGTGTTTTTTGAGTTAGGGGATAAGGAGGAAATTCATACAAGTGAGCAGCAATCAATATCTACATAAAAACAGGATTTGAGTaaacaggcaggcaggagaTCTTTAAATAAACTTTTGGTCAGATTGATAAGGTGTCCTGTTTAAATAAAGGACAGATAATTGAGACCGTTCTTCAGTAGCAAACCAGATATAAACACCTATCTCTCTAAGGAATCGGTGGGGTTTTCTTCTGAATAGAAATAATCTAACgttttaaaaaagaatctgAAACAATGTGCTGTCTCTTCAACATCACCATTGGAGTGGGTTCATTTCCAGCACGGCAGAAGCAGTGAATGCCATTAACAAAGAACAAGGCCTTATTTTTATCAGCTGCTCCACTGGTCAAAGGGTGAAACATTTATCCACGTGTTACACTTGGCTGACACTCTGCACTGTACTAGCTCTTAAAAAGAGACCTTGGAAATGGGGTATGAATAGGTCCCAATAGCCTCATTTGTGAGGAGGAATCTGGGGCAAAGGAATGGTGCAAGAGTCGTGCAGGGTTTGAGGAGATAATGAGCCAGATTTGCTAAAACCGTGCACAGAGAGATACATTGCACCAATGGCACCTTTCATCTCTGGCATGACTCAGCTTGAGAGACTCGCTAAAAAGTGCTCTGCTTATGGTCCTGCTTTCTTTGTATCATCACAGGGAGCAATTTGTATCAGTAGTTGAATATCCACTTACAGTTA containing:
- the LOC101809058 gene encoding alpha-1-antitrypsin-like encodes the protein MKVTFYLSLLLAGFHTVAHTQLPPSDRSGHDPNDPKHHVHHGGEAIACLKLVPNNADFAFQLFREVTQEAPNKNIFFSPVSISSAFAMLALGARSATQSQILEGLAFNITEIQEEEIHEGFQNLIHMLNHPEGGVQLNMGNAIFVTEKLKLQKKFSDDAKALYQVEAFTTDFNKPTEAEKQINDYIERKTHGKITNLVKDMDPQTVMLLASFVFFKGSWEKPFKPEHTEEREFYVDAETTVKVPMMHQMGRFDFYFDEELSCTVVRLHYNGSATAFLVLPAKGKMKHLEQTLDKETIQKWSDHLLQSSMNLYFPRFSISGSYEISNTLRKMGIVDVFTNQADLSGITGTSELKVSQVVHKACLDVDEKGTEAAAATAVEIMPVALPPTIEFSHPFLMLIFDRDTNSTLFIGKIVNPTITS